ACAGTATCCTAGctggaaaacaaagggaaacatTTTATAGCTTACTTCAAATGGGTCTCCTGAGTCCACCATATCATCAGACGAGATGCTCAAAACTGAGCCACAGCCTCCAAATCGCTCATTTCGACAGCCATATACAACCCGTGGAATTTATGGGAGTGAGTCAAGGTATTAAGTGAAAAACAAGCAGGAAGTACAGAAGCCTCATCTAGGCAGTCATCAAATTTCCTAAAATGTGCTTGTACTTTTCAAACTAAATTAGTTTGAGCTACAATTCCTCCCTCATAAAATCAGAACTTACTTTTGAATGATGTAAGATGTATTGCTGAAGATGCACATCCAGCTTTTCTCAGAAAAGGAGAAGCATGAATCCCAAAGCAGGGGCATACAAAGACATGGTTTACTGATAGATGCAACATTCAGAACTGAACACTGAACTGCACCTAGCTCATTTTACATACTAACAGACATctctaaaatgtatttttcatctCTAAGAGCAGTTGTTTGTCATAACTGCACCATATCTTTCACTCTTGAGTCTCTCACTATTCAGCATGGAGGTGGGTGCAGACCCTCAAACCACCCCTCACAGCTTTCCCTGACACTGTCAAGCCTTTCTTTGTGGGCTCACTGCCAAAAGAGTACTGGTGTGACACCGAGTTTCCCAGTGTGAGTCAGCATGAAAGGATACTCATCAAGCGCAGAGCAGCTGCACACATGATACAGGGCTCTACAGTTACGTACAACACCAGCTGTGGAAACACTTCCCGATAATCCCTGTCGTGTTGCTTGCACCAGTCAAGGACCTGGTCGATTGCCACCATTTCTGCATGTCGAGTAGCCTAggagataaaaaaaattattttcttaaaagtttGCACTTACTCAGTTTTGTTATAGAAGTAATGTAATGCTCTTTGCTGGTTCAAGTTGCAAAGGAAATTCCATGCCACCCAGACGTCAGAAGAAATACTCAGCCCAAGAAAGACCATATTCAACCTCAACCTCTTGTGTGCGGCACACAAGAGCCACAAGTGCcagttttttcttctactttttcCTAGGCAGAGGAGCATGCTCAGAAGTTCTCCTCTCTCAATCATGCCAGCACAGTGTAGCAAGACATGAAAACTCTGCTTGAGGCTTAGGGGACACACAAAGCCCACTGGCATAACTAATGTAGCCCATAGTCTACTCTACTTCCAAGAGCAATAATACAGGCTGGATTACTTCCTCTGGAAATACCAAGAAAATGCTCCTTGCTGGtaccttttccttcctctgacaATGTTACTGGGCTTGCAAGGAATGAATACACTGTGAATATGCAATAATTTCGGTATGTTTCTGCAACTGCCTGGCATGCTTTGTACACACAGCATTTTCAGTTTGCCTCACGTTTAATGCTGCCTGGGAATACATACAGGTACGGTAAGTCCCTCAAGTAATAGGCAGGGCTTGTCACATATGACTGATTACAAAAAGACAAAGGAAtattaatctcttttttttatcCAAGATAATTGAATGATTAGTATCTCAACATCTATGGCACAAAAACCTCAACAGAAGCGTTGACTTTAATTGCAGAGAGACCAAACAATCAGTAATGCCCCAGTACCGCTCTGAAATGTCTGCAGCACTGTGTTATGCCAATGAAATGTCACAGCAAAAATTTCAGAAAGTACTAGTTTTGAAAGGACCCTCCAGTTAGAGCCTGATGCTTATTTGAATTAAGACttagtatttttcttctttttctatcTATTCTGAAAAAATAGGGTATTTTTGACACAAGCATTAGAGTGAGACTTAATCAATCCAGATGATACTTGTACTTCTGTTTTGTATGTCTTTATATGACCCTTGATAGCTTCCTCTCAAAACATGAACTTAGGCTAATGTTTTAGCGCTGTGAAGATCTGTGGTGATAACAGTGAGATGCTCTACAACACAAGGCAAAGGACTCATAACGTACTGCAATGTTTAATACAGTTCAAAAATGGTTTAGAACTCTTAAAAAGGccatgcagctgctgcaggtcatACCAGCTTCTGCAGTGAAAGAAGACAGCTACACAAAAGAGATTACATTAATACAGAACATTACTACACATCAGTGTACCCATAACTTAAGTAATACACATTGGTTTTGTCATCTCATGTCATGAAGACACAGGAACAGCGGGACAAATTCACCTCAGGGTGAGAAAGGATTATCCAAGTTACAGAACAGTCTCCATTTAGAGACTAATTAGACTGTGGCTCTTAACAGATACAGTCATTAGTTTTCTAAGTTAAGAGGACTACAGTAGAGCTTTTTAAAACAATCaagaaaaatgtggaaaaatcaCAGTTATAACTGTGATTTATTATTTCTCATAACAAGTGAGCACTCAATGAAATTATCAGGCAGCAgatataaaacaaacaaaaggaagtACTCTTTCACAAAGCACATAATTATATTGTGAAACTCATTGCCACAGGATGCTATGGAAGCCAAAAACATAAATTAGTTCAAAAAAGGTTTAGACAAATTCATGGAGGATATGTGCACAGACAGCTATCAGAAGCAATGATCCAGATACAGTCTTGGACTTGGGAAATCCCTAAACTATTCACTTTAAGAAGTGGAAAGTATATGGAAGGGCAAGGTTTATGCTACTCCCTTCTTGTTTCATGAGCTCCCTCCTTATGCACCTGTTAAAGGTCCCTCCTAAAGACAAGACAAGACAAGGGATAAAAACTGACCTTCTAGGTCTGTCTTaagattttgttttttattaagCTATGACTAGATAGCCTTTTTTTGACTTGCTGTGTGTAAAATAAGATACAAGAgggattattttaattttgaactACTGACTCAATTCATAAGCTTAACTTGCCAAATATTACATGCTATTTTAAAGCCAAGAAAGCAAAAACAGGTTAAGAGTAGCAAGTAAAAATTAGAATTGTTACAGAGTGGCAGATGGTGTACCAAGGAGAAAAGCTGACTCAGTGGGGTAAAAGCCTTGACAGTGCCCCAAACTGTGTCAAACATTTCACAGACAAATAAAGATATCATCACTGCCCTAAAAAGATTACTTTCTAAATTTTAGACCATCATTAACAAGTGGGAGTGAAGGGGACCAAAGCTCAAAGTTCTGTGTTATCTTGTGGCTTCATCAGACAAACAATACTTCATTTTCCATTATCCCGTAGTGTGCCTGCAAGACACTTGCCACAATGACCCAACAGGACAGAACAAAGAGGAGATGTCTGTGTGTATCAACAAAGGACCTAAGACAGAGAGCATTTTACTGGGTAGTGAATGATTGCATCACATGTGGGAATAAAGATGCCAAAAAAACATTTCTAGCTGGGAAGGGTCACATATGCCGTAAGGGAGAAAGTTTTCAGGTTGTTGTGAGGCAAGACTGTGAACAAGCAAGTGTGGGAGCTGCCAGAGGGAACACAGCACTGGCACAAGCTTGTGAAGGAATCGCCAGGCTGTCGAAAACCAATGTCTTACACAGACATTTGCTGCACTGTTGCCCAGCAAAGACAAGTAATGTCATGTCTAACTATTTCGAAATGCTGATGCCACAGCCATGctcctaaaaaaataaaaacaaacacaccTTCTCCCAAAGGCAACTTCTCCCAGAAGAATGCAATGATCAATAATTTTGTAGATAATTTCCACAGAGTAAGCAGCAGTACCTCTGACATTAATACGTTCTCCTGTGGACATGGTGGGCAGAAACAAAGTATGCAGGGTGACAGGAGACAGCCTGAAAACACTGGAGAGTTTTTGGCAACTAAATCTTTTTGCCAAAATTAGCAGTTTAGGAACATAATGAAAGAGGGCATGAAGAAGACACTACCTGCTCCTAACTTCAGCCCATTACATCTGGGGATGCAGGGACCTGCTTAAAGAGAAGACAGAATTTATTTGACAAAAGGCCCAGCAGCAAGTTGGTTCCTGACCAAAGGCAGAATTGCAGGGAAGGACTGAAGATCTAACTGGATAAATGATcactttttcaaagcaggaaCAAAGTTTTCAAGAAGTTAAAAAAGTCAGCATTTATAGAGCTGCATTTTGTAAGTCAGAAAGCAAAGACTAAAGGAAGAAATATCAAATGTCAACCCTGCAAAACAAATGACATGAGAAGTAAAAGTACCTTGAGAGAAAACACGTGAAAAAAGTTAGCTCTACTAGAGTGACTTTGAGATGAGACTTAAATATAATTCTAGTATTATTCCAAAAGAAAATTGGTAATTTGCCTTTTCAGTAAaaaatgctgcagagaatgtGGTCAAAAGGCTGAGCAAGAACAAGAAAGCACAAATTACAGCATATGAGATAGAGAATTAAGCCTTTAAAAAATTGCCTAGGGCATGGAAGAAGGATGAAGAGCAAACCCCAAGTCGATATTATCATTGACATCAAAAAATGCTCAAGACCTTGTGCACAAGGCTGGCAGTCTCCCAGCAATGTTTTAATGCATCAAAGCAGAATATTGCATGACTGCAACCTGTCACAGCAAACAGAGTCACTGTAATGAAAAACAGGAAGGATGGGTGTCATACAGTCCTGACACCTACAGATCCAGGAGGGTCTCAACAGTAAAAAAGGCAAGACAACAAACCTTGAAAGAAGTGTGATAAGGACTAGTCCTTATAAAAGGTAAATTAAACAAGAAACCAGTAAGATAGCTGACACTAAACTAACCTAGTAACTTTCTTTGACAAATGTTTTTTCTAGGCAAGAGAAACACCAGTCCCTCTAGACACTTCCAGTGCATCTGGCACAGCACAATGTGTTGAATTGTTGTGAGTGGGGAAAACAGCCTAATGCAAGAAATGTAAGGTgaacaagaaaagaagaaacattgGATTGACAGGGGAAATACTTCTCCAGAGGGAACTCATTACCATAGACACTCAAAGATCATTTGGCTTAAATGTTTTCAGTTGTGTCACTGGCATTGACTGGAAAAACACCTACAGAAAACAGCTGACGATATGATGTCTTTTGTATGATGAAAGACATCATGAGAAGTGACAGGGTGAGAGTGTCACTCAAGAGGTGGATGGCATTCTAGGTGGgagtaaaaaaaatttcaaaataacaAATGAAGAATAACAAAACAGCATAAAAGACCAAGGAAGCTCCAGAAAAGATGCGTGGACTTCCTTCCAGGGAGAATGTGAAGTACGATTGTTATCGAACAAAGCACAAGTCCATCTGGAATAAAATACAGAGTTCTGGTTAAGTGAAttcaagaaaaatgaaacaaagcttGAATGGCTATATAAAAGAATTATTATAATgaatgtcatacatgaaatccctatttgtgcttggtctttgcatattaagtgccttaattaatttgagcttaatatttttaaattgaatgttaaagcaatccatcagtccaggtacactaatcaagtttttatgatcttcctgtgtttactgtatacctttacaagtgttttaagatgtgttggatgtatttttttttttttttttttttttgttgttgtatcttggtttcaaggcagattttaaaaaaccccagttgcaacaaacagcccagccccccataagcacatgacccttatctcaactaatatcacccctctgaccaggaggagccattggtggacagaggtggtctgtcaaggggaaaacaccaaccgccttgaaccaggggggtggactgtgggtgggctgtgggcggactgtgggcggagcaaaagctataaaaggaagaaaaagacacgtggtctctcattttcccttcctctccagcttgctaaggcagtgctggagaagcctacccctttctaggggctttttagaaatagatttctttttgaccaacctaaactgcaagtttatttttttctctacctgaggttcagagctgtcttaagcctaaagttcctgaatccctgcgctcctggggcatatctctcgagccatctggatcccaaatttttatattttgttagtttttttttgcaatttttcaatttttttctgttttaataaattgttttaatttctacaaagagttgtctcattcctcacaatgaACACAGAAAGCAAGCCTGTCTTCTGAGAGGAAATTAAACAGCTGGCtcgggaaaaataaaagccGAAAAGGAATAAGAATTTAAATACATCCAAGCTATGTAAAATAATGGATGATTCTAGCACAAGAACAGGGAGATATAAACAGAACATAAAAAGTTTGAAACTGGAAATCAGACATTTTTTTAGCCATCTGAGGAATGATGTTCTGGAGAAGACCTTCAATATAAGGTGGGACAAACAGACCTTGACATTTATGATGTTTGCTGGCACTGCCTCAATGGTTCAACAggattgtttttttccccaggatggTCCCTAAATAATGCCAGAAATTGTTAggagaaaactgaaaacaattttctgcattcacatttCATGACAAGTACTCCTTTCAaacttacattttcttttagaCTATATGAAGCAATTAAGTATCTGATAAAAAATTTAGAAGCACTAAGTACCCAGCATTTCCAATCACTACAATACAAACATTTATGAAAATTAAGCCACAAAATAACTGAGGCTTGAGCTAAGCAGCAATTAAAAATAAGCTTGGCTTCCGAAGATATTAACAGATTACTGTTTCCAAAATCcagctgaattttttaaaatcaggctACTTGAATTTTAGTATGTACCTTCAGACCCTGACACCAAAAATGGCTGAAAGCTTCCCTGATATTTTTAAGTTGATTTTGTTATCAGTCTTGTCAGTTATGTTCTGTCTATTAACATGTGATTTTAACACAATATTAATATCTCTGGCATGATTTTCCCAAGAAGTGTCTGCTTCCCCACAGTGTTTACAACGATGAGACACCTAACTTCTCTGTCATCCAGCTTTCTTAGAGCTATATTAGAATTCTCTTAGTACATTAAAGATTGTCCTGCAGAACAAATTAGTATAATGATTCATCTTTACTAATACATTTTTGAGCTTGAAAGACTCATTTTGActttttattgtgttttgaGATTTGAGACATCTAATATAAATTACAGCCAGATCCTGCAATCAGATTAATTTCTACGAAACTTCCACTTGTACAAAACCCCTGTTGGCATTAACAGGTTTCTCAGCATAAGATCTCATAGCTGATTTGATGGTTAAAGTTGCAACAGGTCTAAAACCTATAGGCAATATCTTTTTGTTCCGGCCTGTGGACAGAACTTCATCAGGAAAGGCTGCCCGGGTCAGTCATTTCTCACTCTTAACTCCCAGCTGACTTTAAGAGAGCACGTTTGAGACCCAGCAACAGGACCAGAGcgggccagggcaggggtggcacagccACGGTGTCCCCGGGCGGACCTCAACTCACGTTCTTCGTCTCGTTGACCTCGTTCCTGCCCCTGCCTATGACCTCGCCGTTGTAGACCAGCAGGCAGCCCACGGGAACCTCGCCTTTCTCCAGCGCCTCTTTAGCCTGCGGAACAGACGGACAGACTCACGAGAGGCACGGGACACCGTCACAACAAAGGCAGGAGCTTCCGCCGGCCCCCATttcccgccccctccccgctgcCGTGAGGGGCCCCGGGGCTCCCCGAGGCTTCCCCCGCGGGACAGCGGGAGCCCCGGCCCGCACTGACCACGTCGAGAGCCTGGTCCATCCAGGCCAGCACGGCCGCCTCTCCCCCCTCCGCCATGCCGGGCCCGGGCGCTGTTtccggggcaccgcgggcggtgtcgctgccgccgccgcctccgcccctTCCGCCGCCGCGGGCACCCGaggggcggccgggccgggccgggccgggcgcgcAGGATGCTCCGCTCGCTCTGGAGTTTCCTTAAGCGGCACAAGAAGAAATGCCTCGTCCTCGGCACCTTCCTTGGCGGTGAGTTCCCGGTCGAGGGGCGGGGGCGATAATACGGGGGGATGCGGTGCCGGCCGTGGGGCCTCCCCGCAGAGCGCTCCCGGCTCCCGCTGGGGAGGCCCCCCCTGGAGCTGGCGCTGGGCCCGACGAGCCCCTGCGGCCAGGCGGGTCCCGTgctggctggagaggctccgtgCCCCCGGGCCGCGGGCCCTGCGCCCACCTGGTGACACCGAAGCGCTCTCACTGTCCGCTGCCGGGGAGCCCAGGTGCCAGCAGGACTTTTGGCCGAGGCAGGAAGGGGAATCTATGCGTCGTCCTTTAAGCCCTAAAAGACAGGGACTCGGGTTGCCCGGGTGTTCTTACGGCGGGTGATCGCGTTGCTTTGAAACAACGTTTAAACGCGCAAAGCGTGGGTGACACTTGTGTTGTTTTTAAGGATGCAGACTGAAATCCTACACTTTCATATGTGACTTGTGCGTTGaggtgaattttaaaatatcgcagaatcaattaggttggaaaagagatCGTCGAGTCCAACCTGCGACcgaacaccaccttgtcaactagaccatggcactcaagtgcc
This Aphelocoma coerulescens isolate FSJ_1873_10779 chromosome 3, UR_Acoe_1.0, whole genome shotgun sequence DNA region includes the following protein-coding sequences:
- the ADAT2 gene encoding tRNA-specific adenosine deaminase 2 translates to MAEGGEAAVLAWMDQALDVAKEALEKGEVPVGCLLVYNGEVIGRGRNEVNETKNATRHAEMVAIDQVLDWCKQHDRDYREVFPQLVLYVTVEPCIMCAAALRLMKIPRVVYGCRNERFGGCGSVLSISSDDMVDSGDPFECSSGYRAEEAVELLKAFYRQENPNAPKSKVRKKDRRK